Below is a genomic region from bacterium.
CAAAAAAATAGTAAAGAATTTATCTGAAACATTTGGCAATATCAAGATGAAAAATTCCGGAAGAATGAAGAGTATCGATTTTTCATCGTTCCTGCATTTTTCGAGAGGTGTTGAGTTTCAGGAACTTGGGCAAACAGAAAAAGCTGTTGAAGAGTTTAAAAAAGCTGTAGAAATTGAACCGGATTTTTCTTTTGCAAAAGATAGATTGAATTATCTGACTGGAAATAAAAATCATTGATTCTATAAAATTTAGCCGGAAGTTTCCCGGAACTCGGAGGGAAAGATTTATGATAAAGAAAATATCGTTATTGTTGTTTTTTGCTGCTTTAATTTCAGGGTGTTCGACAAGCAGATATGAATTGGCTGAAAGATACACTGCTGACAGACAGTATGAAAAAGCAGTAAGAGAATATTTACAGTTGATAAATCCACATGTTAAAAATGGCAAAAGGTATATTTTTTACGATAAAGAGGTTGTTACACGTCTTGGTATTGTTTACTGGAATATGAAAAAATTTGATACGGCAGCAAAAATTTTCAACAGAGTCATTGAAAAGGATCCTTTTTACGGGAAAGCTCTTTTCTATCTCGGACTTTCCTATGAAAGCTTGGGAGATGAAGAGAAAGCGATTGCAGCTTACAAAAAATTTACCGGTATAGAAAGTAATGATCCATATAGAAAGGTTTTAGTTGCACGCCTTGATTGGCTTATAAAACTGAAAATTTCGAGAGAAGTACAAATGGCATTAAGTCAGGAAAGGGAACTGGCAAGAAAAAAAATGCCAAAAAATGTAATTGCTGTTATGTATTTTCTCAATTTGAGTGATGATCCTGAGTGGACGCCTTTACAAAGGGGTCTTGCGGAAATGATTGTTACTGACCTGTCTCAGGTTAAACAGCTGAAAGTTGTCGAAAGGCTTAGACTTTCCAAATTATTGGAAGAACTTCATCTTACTGCTTCTGCATTAGGGCAGGAAAAAAATGGCGTTAGGTTAAGCAGGCTGATGGGTGCAGGAACAATTATTAAGGGGAGCTATTTTGTTAAACCGGGGATGAAAATTAATTTTACTACAGGAATCTATGATAATTCAACAAAAAAAGAAGTGCCGGGAATTGAATATGAAGGAAGTATGTCGAGATTGTTCAGGATGGAAAAGGAGCTGGTACTTAGAATTGTTGACCATTTCGGAATAAAACTAACTCCCGTTGAAAGAGAAAAAATACTTAAAATTCCAACAGAGGATATGTTTGCATTTCTTAAATACTGCAATGGACTTGATGCGCTTGACAGAGGCGATGTTTCAACTGCACAAAGATATTTCAGCGAAGCTTACAGGCATGATCGTACATTTACCGAAGCGAAGGACAAGTTAATGGTCCCCGAAATATGGAATGCAGCCCATAACAGGAATGCTGTTCGTGTCTCAAATGAAGTTGCAAGCCTTATACGTACTAAGATCGGAGGAAAGTCGAAAATGGTATACAGGCCTTCTCCGAAACTTGTTAGTTCGTGGAACAGGCTTAGAACGATTGCAGGTTACCAGAATGTTCTGTTTCTGCCTGACAATGAATCAAGGAAGGCGATGCAGGAGGCTGAGACAAGGGGAGCCTCAATTTTTCCGGAAGATCTCGGTTCACCGCCGGCGCCTCCCGGAATAAAATAAGCTTAAAAAGTTTCAGGTTTAAACTAATGATATCGGAGAATTGTAATTATGCGTAGAG
It encodes:
- a CDS encoding tetratricopeptide repeat protein, which translates into the protein MIKKISLLLFFAALISGCSTSRYELAERYTADRQYEKAVREYLQLINPHVKNGKRYIFYDKEVVTRLGIVYWNMKKFDTAAKIFNRVIEKDPFYGKALFYLGLSYESLGDEEKAIAAYKKFTGIESNDPYRKVLVARLDWLIKLKISREVQMALSQERELARKKMPKNVIAVMYFLNLSDDPEWTPLQRGLAEMIVTDLSQVKQLKVVERLRLSKLLEELHLTASALGQEKNGVRLSRLMGAGTIIKGSYFVKPGMKINFTTGIYDNSTKKEVPGIEYEGSMSRLFRMEKELVLRIVDHFGIKLTPVEREKILKIPTEDMFAFLKYCNGLDALDRGDVSTAQRYFSEAYRHDRTFTEAKDKLMVPEIWNAAHNRNAVRVSNEVASLIRTKIGGKSKMVYRPSPKLVSSWNRLRTIAGYQNVLFLPDNESRKAMQEAETRGASIFPEDLGSPPAPPGIK